A section of the Chlorocebus sabaeus isolate Y175 chromosome 17, mChlSab1.0.hap1, whole genome shotgun sequence genome encodes:
- the ERVFRD-1 gene encoding syncytin-2 precursor, with translation MGLLLLVLILTPLLAAYRHPDFSLLEKAQQLLQSTGSPYSTNCWLCTRSSTETPGTAYPASPREWTSIEAELHISYQWDPNLKGLMTPANSLLSTVKQDFPDIRQKPPIFGPIFTNINLMGKAPICVTAKRKNGTNVGTLPSTVCNVTFTVDPHQQTYQTYTHNQFRHQPRFPKPPNITFPQGTLLDKSTQFCQGRPSSCRTRNFWFRPADYNQCLQIPNLSSPAEWVLLDQTRNSLFWENKTKGANQSQTPCIQVLAGMTIATSYLGISAVSEFFGTSLTPLFHFHISTCLKTQGAFYICGQSIHQCLPTNWTGTCTIGYVTPDIFIAPGNLSLPIPIYGNSQLPRVRRAIHFIPLLAGLGILAGTGTGIAGITKASFTYSQLSKEIAKNIDTLAKTLTTVQEQIDSLAAVVLQNRRGLDMLTAAQGGICLALDEKCCFWVNQSGKVQDNIRQLLNQASSLRERATQGWLNWEGTWKWFSWVLPFIGPLVSLLLLLLFGPCLLNLITQFVSSRLQAIKLQTNSAGCRPRNIQESPF, from the coding sequence ATGGGCCTGCTCCTGCTGGTTCTCATTCTCACGCCTTTACTAGCAGCCTACCGCCATCCTGATTTCTCGTTATTGGAAAAAGCTCAGCAACTGCTCCAAAGTACAGGATCCCCTTACTCCACCAATTGCTGGTTATGTACTAGATCTTCCACTGAAACGCCAGGGACAGCTTATCCAGCCTCGCCCAGAGAATGGACAAGCATAGAGGCGGAATTACATATTTCCTATCAATGGGACCCTAATCTGAAAGGATTGATGACGCCTGCAAACAGCCTTCTTTCAACGGTAAAGCAAGATTTCCCTGATATCCGCCAGAAACCTCCCATTTTCGGACCCATCTTTACGAATATCAACTTAATGGGAAAAGCCCCTATTTGTGTTACAgccaaaaggaaaaatggaacaAATGTAGGCACTCTTCCAAGTACAGTCTGTAATGTTACTTTCACTGTAGATCCTCACCAACAGACTTATCAAACATACACCCACAACCAATTCCGCCATCAACCAAGATTCCCCAaacctccaaatatcacttttcctcAGGGAACTTTGCTAGATAAATCCACCCAGTTTTGCCAGGGACGCCCAAGCTCATGTAGAACTCGAAATTTCTGGTTTCGGCCTGCTGATTACAACCAATGCCTGCAAATTCCCAACCTCAGCTCTCCAGCAGAATGGGTTCTATTGGACCAAACtcgaaattctcttttttgggaaaataaaaccaaggGAGCTAACCAGAGCCAAACACCCTGCATCCAAGTCTTAGCAGGCATGACTATAGCCACCAGCTACCTGGGCATATCAGCAGTCTCAGAATTTTTTGGAACCTCCCTCACCCCCTTATTTCATTTCCATATCTCTACATGCCTTAAAACTCAAGGAGCCTTTTATATTTGTGGCCAGTCGATTCACCAATGCCTCCCCACTAACTGGACTGGAACTTGTACCATAGGCTATGTAACCCCTGACATCTTCATAGCCCCTGGCAATCTCTCTCTTCCAATACCAATCTATGGGAATTCCCAGCTGCCCAGGGTGAGGAGGGCAATCCATTTCATTCCCCTTCTCGCGGGACTCGGCATTCTAGCCGGTACGGGAACCGGAATTGCTGGAATCACAAAAGCTTCCTTCACCTACAGCCAGCTCTCAAAGGAAATAGCCAAGAACATTGACACCTTGGCTAAAACCTTAACGACCGTGCAAGAACAAATCGACTCTTTAGCAGCCGTAGTCCTCCAAAATCGTCGAGGACTAGACATGTTAACGGCAGCACAGGGAGGAATTTGTTTGGCCTTAGATGAAAAATGTTGCTTTTGGGTGAATCAATCAGGAAAAGTACAAGACAACATCAGACAACTCCTAAATCAAGCCTCCAGTTTACGGGAACGAGCCACTCAGGGTTGGTTAAATTGGGAAGGAACTTGGAAATGGTTCTCTTGGGTTCTTCCCTTTATAGGCCCACTTGTTAGTCTCCTACTTTTGCTCCTTTTTGGCCCATGTCTCCTAAATCTAATAACTCAATTTGTCTCCTCTCGCCTTCAGGCCATAAAGCTTCAGACAAACAGTGCGGGATGCCGTCCTCGCAATATTCAAGAGTCACCCTTCTAA